A region from the Vibrio sp. SS-MA-C1-2 genome encodes:
- a CDS encoding thioredoxin domain-containing protein, whose product MKSSLLAVTLMALLSTTSYANPANNQNDNSQAAVKLTAAKKTQTTDKRDEDGLTDLFTSAQQDAIAQIATEYLINNPEFLVKASNNLRKKEAEKKAVQQKQKVQLFKDMLLNDKETPYKVEKGSSEESTNVAVIKFLDYQCSYCIKSVPIVDNILAANKNVKLIIKNYPVLAGRSPLSTTLAQASLEAYKQGGVEGFTLYHDKIMALKLANTPVNEAEIQTAMETSNLIYSPEALKNWASEINQNNQIAKALYFSGTPAYIIMPLKNITFENTTIIPGFATQTQLQQAIKKATPQKTTNSAVTFTQSKHEPQKGVRVQFKDGVKIIPMTPAKATYQQAKPENKPQQQPQSKPVKIEKPIPMTEQLKRQVDKTGIKLAN is encoded by the coding sequence ATGAAAAGTTCACTCTTAGCCGTGACATTAATGGCTCTCTTATCAACAACCAGTTACGCCAATCCAGCTAATAATCAAAACGACAATAGTCAGGCGGCCGTCAAACTTACCGCGGCAAAAAAAACACAAACCACAGATAAAAGAGATGAAGACGGACTCACTGATCTCTTCACTTCAGCTCAACAAGACGCGATTGCTCAAATAGCGACCGAATACCTAATCAATAATCCTGAATTCCTCGTTAAAGCCAGTAATAACTTGCGAAAAAAAGAGGCTGAGAAAAAAGCCGTTCAACAGAAGCAGAAAGTTCAACTATTTAAAGATATGCTACTTAATGACAAAGAGACCCCTTATAAGGTAGAAAAAGGAAGCTCAGAAGAGAGTACCAATGTCGCTGTCATTAAATTTCTTGATTATCAATGTTCTTACTGTATTAAATCGGTACCGATTGTCGATAACATTCTAGCTGCCAATAAAAACGTTAAATTGATCATTAAAAATTACCCCGTTCTAGCTGGACGATCTCCTCTTTCAACGACATTAGCTCAAGCCAGTTTAGAAGCTTATAAACAAGGAGGTGTGGAAGGTTTTACACTATATCATGATAAAATCATGGCATTAAAACTTGCCAATACACCAGTGAATGAAGCTGAAATTCAAACAGCAATGGAAACCTCTAATCTCATCTATTCCCCAGAAGCACTAAAAAATTGGGCTAGTGAGATCAATCAAAACAACCAGATAGCAAAAGCGCTCTATTTTTCTGGAACTCCGGCTTATATCATTATGCCATTGAAAAATATTACATTTGAAAATACAACGATTATTCCGGGCTTTGCAACCCAAACTCAACTACAACAAGCGATCAAAAAAGCGACACCGCAGAAAACGACTAACTCTGCCGTTACCTTTACCCAAAGTAAGCATGAACCACAAAAAGGGGTTCGCGTTCAATTTAAAGATGGCGTAAAAATTATTCCAATGACGCCTGCGAAAGCAACCTATCAACAAGCTAAGCCCGAAAATAAGCCACAGCAGCAACCACAATCGAAACCAGTTAAAATAGAAAAACCGATCCCAATGACAGAACAATTAAAACGTCAAGTTGATAAAACAGGCATCAAGTTAGCAAACTGA
- a CDS encoding vancomycin high temperature exclusion protein encodes MIIKKLALSITVLFITAFLTLLAIDRAFSWQSSEKIYTDINTLPSRPVALILGTSKYVKGGNINAYYYYRVKTATDLYKEKKVNYLLLSGDNAHRSYNEPWTMKRDLLKAGIPEQAIYLDYAGFRTLDSIVRAKLVFQSNNFIIVTQRFHCERALFIAKHRDIDAICLAVPGPQGSSGLKVRIREVFARIKAILDIYILNQQPKFLGPSEPIGQQPQ; translated from the coding sequence ATGATTATCAAAAAATTAGCTCTCTCAATAACGGTTCTATTCATCACGGCTTTCTTGACATTACTTGCGATTGATAGAGCATTTAGCTGGCAATCCTCAGAGAAGATCTATACCGATATAAATACACTTCCTTCTCGTCCTGTTGCATTGATATTAGGAACCAGTAAATATGTAAAAGGTGGAAATATTAATGCCTATTATTACTACCGAGTAAAAACTGCCACTGATCTTTATAAAGAAAAAAAGGTAAATTATCTACTATTGAGTGGTGATAATGCCCATCGCTCATATAATGAACCCTGGACAATGAAACGAGATTTACTAAAAGCGGGAATTCCCGAGCAAGCGATCTATTTAGATTATGCAGGGTTTCGTACTTTAGATTCGATAGTAAGAGCAAAGCTAGTATTCCAAAGTAATAACTTTATTATCGTGACTCAACGCTTTCATTGTGAGAGAGCTCTTTTTATTGCTAAGCACCGAGATATCGATGCTATTTGTCTTGCGGTTCCAGGCCCACAAGGTTCTTCTGGGTTAAAGGTTAGAATTCGTGAAGTTTTTGCCCGAATTAAAGCAATTCTCGATATTTATATCCTCAATCAACAACCTAAATTCTTAGGTCCTAGTGAACCAATTGGTCAACAACCTCAATAG
- a CDS encoding DASS family sodium-coupled anion symporter, which produces MQSSPTPTTTKEWFLQKNTLIFLADCLLLIILLTTLPFEPDVVKGLSILVFVAILWLTEAIHVSITAILVAVLAVVLGVFKTPQALANFSNPIIFLFLGGFALAAALHKQKLDQVIADKVLVVAKGKMSVAVLMLFAVTAGLSMWISNTATTAMMLPLVLGVLNKVDAKNERNTLVFVLLGIAYCASIGGIATIVGSPPNAIAAAEVGLTFTEWMAFGLPISLILLPLAVGVLYLLLKPNLNHTFELDHTPIEWNSQRKITLAIFALTVFMWIFSKQINGFLGGISKFDTIIALSAIVLLGIARVVEWKDIDKSTEWGVLILFGGGICLSNVLKATGASLFLAQNLSVFLDQAGMLITIIAVVTFVVFLTEFASNTASAALLIPVFATIAEALGISPIILSALIAVAASCAFMLPVATPPNAIVFGSGHIKQREMMRVGIVLNVICIIALTLFAWLFW; this is translated from the coding sequence ATGCAATCATCACCAACTCCCACAACAACAAAAGAGTGGTTTTTACAAAAAAACACCTTAATCTTTCTTGCTGACTGTTTACTGTTGATTATTCTATTAACAACACTGCCTTTTGAGCCAGATGTCGTTAAAGGGCTAAGTATTTTAGTCTTTGTTGCTATTCTTTGGTTAACCGAGGCAATTCATGTCAGTATCACGGCTATTTTAGTCGCAGTACTTGCCGTCGTTCTCGGAGTATTTAAAACGCCTCAAGCATTAGCAAATTTCTCCAACCCCATTATATTCCTCTTTTTAGGTGGATTTGCTCTTGCTGCGGCGCTCCATAAGCAGAAGCTTGACCAAGTTATTGCTGATAAAGTTCTGGTTGTTGCTAAAGGAAAAATGTCTGTCGCCGTATTGATGCTTTTTGCTGTCACTGCGGGTTTGTCGATGTGGATAAGTAATACGGCAACAACAGCGATGATGCTACCATTGGTATTAGGTGTTCTGAATAAAGTGGATGCTAAAAATGAACGTAATACATTAGTCTTTGTATTACTAGGAATTGCTTATTGTGCCAGTATTGGTGGAATTGCAACTATCGTTGGTAGCCCACCAAATGCGATTGCAGCAGCCGAAGTTGGCTTAACCTTTACAGAATGGATGGCATTTGGACTGCCGATATCTTTAATTCTTCTTCCTCTTGCGGTTGGCGTTCTTTACCTACTACTAAAACCAAATTTAAATCATACATTTGAATTAGACCACACTCCAATTGAATGGAATAGCCAACGTAAGATTACCCTCGCGATCTTTGCACTGACTGTTTTCATGTGGATATTTAGTAAACAGATTAATGGATTCTTAGGTGGAATTAGTAAATTCGATACTATTATTGCCCTAAGTGCCATTGTACTTTTAGGTATTGCCCGAGTCGTTGAGTGGAAAGATATTGATAAATCGACGGAATGGGGAGTTTTAATCCTATTTGGTGGAGGTATCTGTTTAAGTAATGTTTTAAAAGCGACGGGGGCGAGTCTATTTCTTGCGCAGAACTTAAGTGTATTCCTTGATCAAGCAGGGATGTTAATTACCATTATCGCCGTTGTCACCTTTGTGGTTTTCTTAACGGAATTTGCCAGTAATACCGCCAGTGCCGCGTTATTAATTCCGGTCTTTGCCACAATTGCAGAGGCGCTAGGTATCTCTCCAATTATTTTATCTGCATTAATTGCAGTGGCCGCATCTTGTGCATTTATGTTACCTGTTGCAACGCCACCAAATGCGATTGTCTTTGGTTCTGGGCACATTAAACAAAGAGAGATGATGCGTGTAGGTATCGTATTGAATGTTATCTGCATTATTGCTCTGACACTTTTTGCTTGGTTATTTTGGTAA
- a CDS encoding DUF2913 family protein — protein MNYSQQLNQLALYALLHMNSLRVTTSKYNTITATNTLIIKYLKKQQLNQKYNLINKDIKKLIKKGRHGSINLEQRLNEILTMSFSSGKTDVELFVTLVQEIESDLSVAVNYFDQASQSLSHTQDDKTIFIYVDELTAAFDGKIMVKPLTFIFTSSLTRQQQLVDLMEESPFFSSTIKSQSSQRIALSIFVVS, from the coding sequence ATGAATTACTCCCAACAGCTAAACCAACTTGCTCTTTATGCTCTGCTTCATATGAATAGTTTGCGAGTAACCACGTCTAAATATAATACAATTACAGCAACAAATACCCTGATAATAAAATACTTAAAAAAGCAGCAGCTAAATCAAAAATACAACTTAATTAATAAAGATATTAAAAAATTAATTAAAAAAGGACGTCATGGATCCATTAATTTAGAGCAACGCCTAAATGAAATTTTAACCATGAGTTTTTCATCAGGAAAGACCGATGTCGAACTGTTTGTTACATTAGTGCAAGAGATTGAGTCAGACCTGTCGGTCGCAGTTAACTATTTCGATCAAGCCAGCCAATCCTTATCTCATACTCAAGATGATAAAACGATTTTTATCTATGTCGATGAACTTACGGCTGCTTTTGACGGTAAAATAATGGTTAAACCTCTTACATTCATCTTTACCAGTTCACTAACTAGGCAGCAACAGTTAGTTGATTTGATGGAAGAGTCACCATTCTTTAGCTCAACGATAAAATCTCAATCATCACAACGCATTGCTCTCTCTATCTTCGTTGTCTCTTAA